In a genomic window of Scyliorhinus torazame isolate Kashiwa2021f chromosome 5, sScyTor2.1, whole genome shotgun sequence:
- the LOC140422328 gene encoding uncharacterized protein, whose translation MEKRWKCGDCGKGFRVPSALEIHRRIHTGERPFTCSQCEKGFTQYSDLQTHQRVHTGEKPFTCAQCDKGFSQLSSLRTHQRVHTGERPFTCSQCGEGFIQLISLQIHERVHTGEWPFTCSQCGKGFISSSNLQIHQRVHTGERPFTCSQCGKGFISSSNLQIHQRVHTGERLFTCSPCGKGFTQLSHLQIHQRVHTGEKPFACSQCGKAFTQLISLQIHQRVHTGERSFTCTQCGKGFTRLDNLQTHQRVHTGERPFTCSQCGKRFTRLSHLQTHQRVHTGEKPFTCSQCGKTFTHMSSLQTHQQVHTGERPFTCSQCGNRFTLLSNLRAHRRVHTGEKPFTCSQCGKGFTRLSNIQRHQRVHTGERPFTCSPCGKGFTQLSHLQAHQRVHTGESLFTCSECGKGFSDSSQLLRHKQGHK comes from the coding sequence atggagaaacgatggaaatgtggggactgtgggaagggattcagagtcccatctgcgctggagattcatcgacgcattcacactggggagaggccattcacctgctctcagtgtgagaagggattcactcagtattctgacctgcagacacaccagcgagttcacaccggggagaagccgttcacctgcgctcagtgtgataaaggattcagtcagttatccagtctgcggacacaccagcgagttcacactggagagaggccattcacctgctctcagtgtggggagggattcattcagttgatcagcctgcagatacacgAGCGAGTTCATACCGGCgagtggccgttcacctgctctcagtgtgggaagggattcatttcctcatccaacctgcagatacaccagcgagttcacactggggagaggccgtttacctgctctcagtgtgggaagggattcatttcctcatccaacctgcagatacaccagcgagttcacactggggagcggttgtttacctgctctccgtgtgggaagggattcactcagttatcccacctgcagattcaccagcgagttcacactggggagaagccgttcgcctgctctcagtgtgggaaggcattcactcagttgatcagcctgcagatacaccagcgagttcacactggggagagatcattcacctgcactcagtgtgggaagggattcactcggttagacaacctgcagacacaccagcgagttcacactggggagaggccgttcacctgctcccagtgtgggaagagattcactcggttatcccacctgcagacacaccagcgcgttcacactggggagaagccattcacctgctctcagtgtgggaagacattcactcatatgtccagcctgcagacacaccagcaagttcacactggggagagaccattcacctgttctcagtgtgggaatagattcactttgttatccaacctgcgggcacaccgtcgcgttcacactggggagaagccattcacctgctctcagtgtgggaagggattcactcggttatccaacatacagagacaccagcgagttcacactggggagaggccattcacctgctctccatgtgggaagggattcactcagttatcccatctgcaggcacatcagcgagttcacactggggagagtttgttcacctgctctgaatgtgggaagggattcagtgattcatcgcagctgctgagacacaaacaaggtcacaagtga
- the LOC140418043 gene encoding uncharacterized protein: MAAPPAEAKVIVSSVEMLMGILATADYHRGSPSINRGAPSSYSIDIGKNGRNDPPLIHSDWLEDQAALSPPAPIRYLETGQRIPNRHDRPRIWRNDGNVGTGKGFRVPSALEIHQRSHTGERPFTCSQCEKGFTQYSDLQTHQRVHTGERPFTCSQCEKGFSQLSSLRTHQRVHTGERPFTCSQCGEGFIQLISLQIHERVHSGKWPFTCSQCGKGFISSSNLQIHQRVHTGERPFTCSQCGKGFIQLISLQIHERVHSGKWPFTCSQCGKGFISSSNLQIHQRVHTGERPFTCSQCGKGVTQLSHLQSPHIHGFSHLWRHQRIHTGERPFTCSPCEKAITTLSNLRKHQRVHTREN, translated from the exons atggcggcaccccctGCCGAAGCGAAAGTTATAGTGTCTTCAGTTGAGATGCTCATGGGCATCTTAGCAACAGCCGACTATCACCGAGGATCTCCCTCTATCAATCGAGGAGCCCCCAGCTCCTATTCGATTGATATTGGCAAAAATGGACGAAACG ACCCGcctctcattcactctgattggctggaggaccaggcgGCTCTCAGTCCTCCAGCTCCGATCCGTTACCTGGAGACTGGGCAGCGCATTCCCAAC AGACACGATAGACCCAGAAtatggagaaacgatggaaatgtggggactgggaagggattcagagtcccatctgcgctggagattcatcaacgcagtcacactggggagaggcccttcacctgctctcagtgtgagaagggattcactcagtattctgacctgcagacacaccagcgagttcacaccggggagaggccgttcacctgctctcagtgtgagaaaggattcagtcagttatccagtctgcggacacaccagcgagttcacactggagagagaccattcacctgctctcagtgtggggagggattcattcagttgatcagcctgcagatacacgAGCGAGTTCATAGCGGCaagtggccgttcacctgctctcagtgtgggaagggattcatttcctcatccaacctgcagatacaccagcgagttcacactggggagaggccgttcacctgctctcagtgtgggaagggattcattcagttgatcagcctgcagatacacgAGCGAGTTCATAGCGGCaagtggccgttcacctgctctcagtgtgggaagggattcatttcctcatccaacctgcagatacaccagcgagttcacactggggagaggccgttcacctgctctcagtgtgggaagggagtcactcagttatcccacctgcagtccccacatatccacggtttctctcacctgtggagacatcagcgaattcacactggggagaggccgttcacctgctctccgtgtgagaAGGCCATCACcacgttatccaacctgcggaaacaccaacgagttcacaccagggagaattaa